In Drosophila busckii strain San Diego stock center, stock number 13000-0081.31 chromosome 3R, ASM1175060v1, whole genome shotgun sequence, the sequence CTGCTCAATGGCGCACCTCTAAGCAAGGCTTTGTTTCAGCAGCGCTGCGGCTATGTCACACAATCCTGCACCTTTGTGCCGGGCCTGACAGTGGCGCAAACTCTGCACTACACGCCCACAATTGTAAGTCccataaatcttaaatttattgccgATGCTGCTATATAATTCTCTTGCAGCTGGGTGGTTATTTGAAGAGCTCCAAGGTGCGTCAAGTGCTGGCTGACTTGGCACTCTCACAGGTAGCGCACAAGCGCGTGGAGTACTTGAACATCAGCGAGGCTAGACGACTGGCCATAGGCATACAGCTGGTCAGAGATCCAGGTTAGCTAGCAcactttataattttgaagtgtaacaaattcattttgaactGTTTGCagtcatgctgctgctggatgaGCCCACTCAGGGCTTGGATCCGCTGAGCGCCTACTTGCTCATCTCCATACTCTCCAACACTGCCAAGAAAACAGGCTGCGGCATTTTGTTGTCGCTGGAGAAGCCACGCTCCGATGTGTTTCCCTTTTTGGATCGTGCACTATTTCTTTGCTTGGGCGGCGTAGTCTACTCCGGCGGCACTCGCGCCATGCTGGAGTATTTCCATGCAATTGGCTTTCCTTGCCCACAGCTGGAGAACCCCTTAATGTATTATCTATGTCTATCCACAGTGGACAGACGCAGTCGCGATCGCTTTTTAGAGTCCAGTCAGCAGATTGAGGCGCTTGTCGAACGCTTCTCCAGAGAAACACCCAATTCGGACGCGCCGCTAAACAATATGGGATCAGGCAAGGTGCCTTTGGCCTATGGCAAGCCTGGCGAACTCAAAGTCTGGGTCATGCTTTACTTGTAAGTCAGTTGCATCAAAAATAATGTAGCTTCCAATCAAAATCTTGTATATTTAGAAGATTGTTGGCCTCCACATTTTCCTGTGGCGTAGTGGGCATGAAAACGCTTTTCCTACGCTTGCTACTCCTGCCCCTGGCTATGGCTACCCTGTGGGCATTCTACAACAATGTTGGCGTAAGTGTTGTTAGCTTAACTTTAAATCCATATAACATATTTTACATTCGGCAGGATGATGCGAGCGGTTTCTTTACACGCAATGGCATGATTCTCAATATACTAGGCTTGTGCTACGGCTGCGGCATTTTGACTACCATAACGCTATGTAAGCGCTTTATAGAATCTCttatatcattttattttattgtcttACATTTTATAGTTCCCATATGGCGCAAGAAATTCTCGCAGGATACGCCCGAAGGGCTATACTCTGGCACAACGCTACTTGTCGCCTACAATGCTGTATCCATACCATTCTCAGCAGTATCTGCTGTCTTGGCCAGCTGTGTTATCTATCCGtaagtgcacacacatatgcaactTATTTTAGTTAACAATTGCTCTTGCAGCTTGCTGCTGGATGCCAAGTTTAACAATGGCACAGTCTTTGCTTATTTGCTGGTGGCGCTCTGGTCCAGTTTTGTGCTTGCAGAGCAGTTGGCCATAGCATTCCTACTCGTGGTCAAGGTACCCTTCAATGCAGCCATTGCAGTAACTTATGTGCTGGTCATTAGCATTGCTTTGGCCAGCGGAACAGTGCGGTaagttgaattgaatttgtaaagatttttagatttttattaattattttattgttgtagctCCTTTAAGGGCTTGCAGCCCTGGCTGCAGGACAATACCAAGGGCACACATACACGCTATGCTTCGTCGCTGCTACATAGCATCGCCTTCCAGACGCGCAAGCTTAACTGCACGCCCACCGCCTCCGTCATATGCCCAAAGCCAGCGGACTTTATGCATGAGCGTTTGGGTCTGCCGGATCCGGATGTAAGCTAAAAACACATGTTTGcaattacattttcatttattgtaCATTTATGTAGGAGACTATTGATGTTGCTGCCTCTTGCGCCTTTGCCGTTGGTCTGGCTGCTTTCAATATGCTTCTCTATTTGTTTCCCATGCCACGCTGTGTGCGTCAGAAATTTAAGGACTGAAAcgcattgcttaaattaatttacataacttAGTATGCtttaagatttaatttaataaaaatgcaagaaagacaagcataaaaaacaaaactcaccACATAAGAAGCTTACCAGGGCTACTGTCTCGATAGTCAAAGTTCAGCTTAATTGAGTTATCGATAACATAACTTAACTGGTGGCGCGCACAATTTTAAACTCAGCAGATTACATTATTTATGGTTTTATTTACAAGAaaacttatatttaatacaaatattgcaatgcatttgaataaaaCACATTACAGCATACAGTTAATTCGAAAATAGTAATTCGTTTACAAATTTTGCCAGCTGCATTTACAAGTTATGATTTAAAGTTTCGCTGCACTTTAGTTTAACAATTGTCTAACGactaaacatacatatgttttgtattttgtttttatttaaataactagATACACGCTTGGGAATTCATTAGAATGCAACAGAGTTGAATGAATCTACGCGAGTGTTTCTggaaaatgcaattgaattggAGACGGAGGGCGGAATAAAAGTTgtgatatttaaaatactgtGGCACCTATAAAAAGAAGAGTATGTAGAGAGGCAAATGTTAAGTAGGTTGTGGCGCAGTATATGGATGGACGGGGGGAATGAACCTAATCCGTGTCATAGTAGGCATAATCATAGCTAGTATCCTCGTCAGCATGCGCTGGCCTTTTGCCATTGGACTTGCTCTTCTTTTCCTTTTGTTGctcctttttgcttttgccagtCTTCTTCTCAACTGGGGAACTGGTTGTCGTTGTTGTGGTGGTTGTTGTAGTACTTGTTGTGGGGCGTCTGGTAGTGCTGgctattgtagttgttgttgttgagctgctgctgctgctgctgctactgctggtCGTCTTCGGACtagatggcgctgctgcttgtggacTGTACTGCGAGTTATACTGCTGCGAGGTCTTCTCGGCCTTGTAGATGTCAGCGCGTAGCTTGTTAATGCTGGCAGCACCAAAGTTCAATGACTGCGCAGTCTTGAAGAGCTCATCCTCATCGCTCAGATCGGATTGCTCCTTCTGATAGGCAGACTGCTGTTGACTGCGCAGATGACTGTGCGCCTGCTGAAAGCCATGTGGCTGTCTGCTGCTAACTGGTGCactggtggtgctgctggtggttgAGCTGCTGGAGCGATTGCGTAGGAACTTAAAGCGGTTGCGTGGAAAATCGTTCTCGTACAGCTCCGGATGGTATTGACCATCGTCCTCATCCACGTTGTAGTACGGATTGGCAGTTGTGGGCAAGCTAGCAGTTACGGGCGACGTTTTCTTGCTAATGCTCTGCACGGCAGCTTGGCTAGGACGCTGTGTCTGTTGGGTTTGATAGAAGCTCTGCTCGTAGGATTTCTTATAAGTCGTAGGCTTGAAGGTAGTGGGCGTAAAGGCATCTCTGGCGGCATGCGTGGACAACTTcttgacagcaacagcggcacTTGGACTAACTGcactgctggtggtggtggtgggatAGTGAATCTCATCATCCACATAACGTTGCGTGGTAGCCTTGTAGGTGATGCTGCCGCGATTGCTGATGACGCGCGGCCTGGCACTGGTCGCCGCCTTGAAGGGCGTTGGCTCCTGGTTGCCTACACGCGTCAAAGGCTGCGCTGGCGCTTTGGGACGCTGATACTGCGGCTCCAACTGCGCTGGCTTGCGCTGCGCCTGGAAGggctgcggctgttgcaaCTTGTGTCTGGGCAGCTCAACGAACTCATTGTGATTGACATAGTTGGACTCCTGGGGGCCCAGCTTTAGCTTGCGTGTGGTAATCACAGTGGTCTTGCTGCGGCGTGTGGTTTCCTTATCAAAGTCTTGGGCATTCTTGCCGCTGAGCTTGGTGGCGCTGGACACGGTGCTCTTGCGAAAGCCACTGGCATTGGGATTGTAGGTGGTGGGCTGTATGCGCTCCTGGGTTTGATAGTCGCTCtggccaaagctaaagcgaCTGGTAATCCCACTGCCCAGGCGTGGCGTGGTTGCAGCCGTGGGCGTCACCGAACTGGGCGTGGTGGATCTATAATGGGAAGTGAAGTCCTGGAAGTCTGTATTGTATGCAGCATGCAGCGTTATCTTCTTCAGCGCTTTTGTTGTAggcgcagctgttgttgtcgttgttgtagtGGATGCTGTTGTTTGGgcgcgtgtgggcgtggcacgtgTTTTGCCAACTGCCTCGGTGGTCTTGCGAGTGTAATCATTAACGTCATTGGGACGCACACGCTGCGCGGGCTCCTCGTCGAATTCGCGTCCACCATGACGGTTTGCAAAGAAGTGCGAGCTGTGGGAACCCTTGAAGATATCATCGATGTCTTCTGCACAAAGCGCAAGATAAGCGCATGATTAAtttgtgtaataaatttaaagctgccatTGTCTAAAAACTTACGTTTTGAatcatcgttgttgttgttattataattgtgGTTGTTGTAGTAGCTGCGCTCAGTGCTGGTGgttgtggtgctgctgctgctgcttgtggtggGCGTATAATAGCTGGAGATGGGTCGCTTACTAGCAGGCGTGCTGTCCGCATTTAAATTGGAATTGGCATTGGAATTGGCATTCGCATAGTTATGTCTCGAGCGcgtctttggctgctgctgctgttgctgctccttgtGGCGACGAACATCAGCTGTAATTAAAGCACatttatcataatttaaataataaatgattattGTGCGCATTACCGCTTTCGGCACGCTGCAAATGGAAGGTAGCCTCCTCCTCGTGGGCTGCTTTGCTCTCGTCACCGCCGCGATATAAATcgttcaaattgttgttgtcatagtAGGCGGTGGCCTTGTCGCAATCAACGTCCGCCCAGTTGGCGCAAATTTGCAGCTCCTGATCGAAGGCCGTGCTGTTGGGGCAGAGGAAGCGATAGTCTTGCACCTGTTGGACAAACGAATTAGCTCTGCGATGTGATAGCTGCGCAAAGAGTAACAGCACAAGCGGGGGGAGCAACATGCAAAGTGTTAGAAAGGGTAGCAACAATTAGTAAGGCCAAAGCAAGGCAgcaataataactaaagagaacaaaataatatttaaatttggtgGCAATCGggtatatagtttatataaataaaagtgcactTCAATTGTTTTTCGCTGTgcagacaaataaataataaaatatgtttgttaattgcttaattgtaGTATAAGCATACAGTTAACTCATGTTGTGTGTACTTAAGCGCAACGACAATATCGTGACAAAAGCTATAGCGTATAGCCTCGACAAGGCTTTTGAGATCttttacaacagcaacagtcaagCAAGCCAAAAAGGCCGCTAACAAACTTTGGCATTTCGCTTGGCACTTGGCATTTGTGGTTAACCTAAGCAgatgctgtggctgctgctgctgctgttgtggttgctgctgtcgctgcaaCGGCAACTGCAGAACAtacttatttgttgtttaattgaaGTGAACGTTCTCGTTTCCAGCTGCGTTGAGCTATCGATATCGAGTAGCTGGCCACTATGGCAGTAGGCCAATTGACAAttgttagtttttatattagaAACTTGTTCTAGAGCATTGATGTTGTTGAGGTTTACACAGATATATTATGGTAAGACACTtgtgtcaacagcaacaagcaaaacactCATTGCCAATTGCTACTTAGGCCAAAGTTTATCTATTTCGCAAATTGCCGAAGCTTGAGCGGCAGCAGGCGCTTGTCTGCGAGCAGGCCATCGCCAGCGTCTTGTCCGATGTGTTCAAGGGCAAAGCCAGTACCATATTCAATTACGGCGATTGGCCAGTTAACGACTGCAAAGGTGATCAGTGCGACAGTAAGGACTTGCTGGGGCGCATACTCAATGAGCTGTTTCGTCATGTCTATGGCCTGGAACTGAAGCTTGAGGTTAGCATAGCCATCAGTCATATGCTGCTCAACGCAAAGCATGAGGAGCCCACCAATCTGGATGCACAGCCAGGTGTTAAAAGCCAGTTTGTAGCTACGCCGCATGATGTCTATAGCTACATGGAGGGGATAATACGACGcaagctgcagtcgctgcccACGCCCCATGAGTATCTGCGCTTCACACTCAGCATACAACAAAACAAGCTGCCCAAGAGTGGAGAGCTTAAGATCATACATTTGCCCAGCGTGGAAAGTCCAGAGTCGCTGCTGGTTAACACGCCCATGAGTGCGCTGCTGAAAGTCATTGCCGTGCTAGACAATCATGAAAAGTCGCATCTGCGCTATGACAATACCAAATTTATGGAACTGCTGCATGAGCTGATGGGCGCAGACTGCGTTGAGTCTACAGTGTTAATCAACTATACCATGcccaagttgcagctgctcaaaaTGGAAGAGGCGAGCAACTCAAAGCTCTGGCGTGCGCTTTATCTGCGCGAGCGTCGTAAGAGCAAAAGTCTCAACGAGAAGCTCTCCAAGCTGCAGTTCTGGTGTCGCCGTGGCAAGCATTTAAAAGTCAGCGATCTAActgccaagctgcagcaaaatttCAACACCAAGCTCGAACTGGAGTTGGAGCAGCAAGAGgcgaagcagcaacagctagcGCTGCAAGAGAGCGAAGCACAGCTGAgtacgctgcagcagcaaatgtccAGCTATATAAGTGGCATTAAAGGCGGCACCGAGCAGGCTGTATCCACTTTGCTGGACCTGCAGCAATTGGTAACTGAGTTGGGctttcagctgcagcacagCGAGCAGCAGTTGGCGGAAAAGAATCAAATGCTGAACAATCTGAATGCGCTGCTGGCGCAATCCAATGataatgtgcagcagcagcgtttacTTTTCAAGCAGAAGCTGTCGCTATATGCGGAAATGATCAAAcgcttgtggcagcaacagaatGCGGCATTTCAGACGCGTGAACAGCAGCGTGAGCAACAGTTGTATGAATTGTTTAACAAGCTATGTGCAGAGCTGCACAACCAAGGAACAATCATTACAGAAGCAAgcattgcaactgcaacaaacgCTAAGTAGCCTGGAAAAAAAAGTGGCTTGcctttgctttaaaaaaaaagcaagcaagcaaacatttatcgCACATTTAAAGGTCAAGCAACGTTTTAGGTCTCTTCTTCTAGTTATGCAGTCGCTGCAAACGAAGTCACGAAgtcgcaacacacacacacacacacacacacatgcacacacacatactccaTGCTGTGTAGCTTTGCCATTTaactgacagcaacagcaagttcgttgcctaagtctttccTTTTGCTAGCGCTTTCTAGCACTTAACACTTACCCCTATGCCCGGCAGCTTCACGCACACATGGAACATCTGACACTGCGTCTCTGGATCCGCATAGTAGCCGCCAAGTATTTTATCGCGACAAGTAAACTGCGTCTTGGGCATATTCTGCAAACTGTACGTTGGCCAGGGCCGTCCAAACAGATCCTCATCCTCGTCCAATAGCTGCGTCTGCGCCGGATCCAGCCAAAGCATCGTTGTTGCTGTAACAGAAATCGTGCGCTCGTTAATCTTCAAATCAAACTCAAGTGGGGGAGCCAAGACCAAGCTGCAGTCAGCCAGTCAATGTTGACCTTCAACTGTTGGCTGTGGCGCTCGCATCACTTTCTTAAGCATGCGAGGCCTAGGCATGCTCATGATTTATGTCTACAAGTACTTAATGCTGCACAAGGTTCAAGTTCTTGCTGTGTGTGCGCAATGTCTATGAGATCGTGTCtctatatgtttattttttttctcgttACTTCAAATTGACAGTCGTCTTGCGTCTCGCGTCTTTCGTTTTAGGCTTTTACATCGTTAAAATTTTGAGTTGAATGCAAAACGTACAAGTTCCCACACCGACACATGTCAATATATCTAACCAAATTGAACAGAtcaatgtgtatatatatgaattgtaaagcaattaaaatgtcatGTTAATCAAAGCTAACAGCAAAGCAATGTTGTTTGTCTATCAAGCTACTTTTATGGCCCAAACGCCTAATTACCATGACGTTTATGTaagcgtgttttttttttagttatgtttttgctttttttggctattttttgtggtttttttatGGCCACTGTTTTGCAAAATGCAAGCGGAAGATGCGCTTGCTGCAATTAATGCAGTCGCAATTGCAGAACTAATGCTAATCGCCTAGACTAGCAACaacgtttgtctgtctgtctgttcgtccGTCTAGACAGACACAAATTGCTGTCATTATGCAATTGCAATCCCATTCATCATCAAGACGAAAGAAATGTTAGCAACAGATTcgcatttaattcaaatacaaattcaaattcaaatgaatttcatttcattttcaatttcgaCTTTTTCCCTTACATTGCTCGCGCAGTTGAAGTGAACTATGACTGGGCAGATGCTGCGCGATTGCCATTGTCTGCTCTTTTGTTTGCCCATAGCCATGCAGCTTAAACAATAtccaattgcttttgtttgctttctcAAGTGAGTCGCACGCAGCGACCGATCAAGCTCAAGCTTCCGCAAGGCGTTGTCTGCACCCTAATGATCATGCTACAAAAATTGGCCAACAATAAACGCTTACAACTACTTGCGTATGCATATCATTATGGCCTGACCCAATATCGCTATTTACAAGCCTTAGGCGTTTTAGGGCTCTTCGCTTTATTGTTAAGAAGAATTCGTAACAAATTGCGCAGACATTTCGCcgatatttaattaaaacgcaaatatcatttgttgctgctgctttcaacaGTTTGTGAGCCTTGATGCATAATTTCTTATAATGAAAGATTAAAGAGCCAACGCCAGCTAATGATCATGCGAATTTGTTATCGATGATGAGCTTTGAGTGAACATAATGGAGCAGCTGTCATATATGTCTGTATatgcttaattataaaaaactgGAAGGTCAATTTAATGCGTAGCCCATACATCAAAGTCTCAAGTAATCAGACATTTTTTCTCTTTCCTTGTATTAAAATCTAATAAACACTTTAATCGATTTATGTTGTGTGGCATTTTAACGAGCTACGCTTAGCGAAACTAACAAGATTTCCTTTTAAAGATTGCCAAGAAAcaagaattttttattgaatttagcAGACGTTAAGCTCAGCTAATGTGTTTTTAATGCCAAATTGTAtaactttaaatacttttttaattttttcttttaatgacaagcataaaataaattataattagtttttcatttttttccattaaaatatttaacactcAACTGTGTGttgttgaataaattattgttttaatttgctttcagATTATATGTGGTTTCTTTTACTTGTTTATCTTAATAAGGAAAggatttatattaaatacaacttttatatttaatttaatttatttttgtattaagttTACTTTAATTTGGTATTCAagaatgaaataatttaaataaataaaagaaaaagcatCTTACATTACATTTTGGCTGAGTTAGTTTcataacttattttaattatttctaaattatatttcGCGATGGGAAATCacatttacttaaaattaatttctttaataatGCTTTAATGCTTACccaacaaaatggcgcacaCTTTGTAAGTGATGCTCAACATGGCGCTGTTTAATCCGCAATTGTTATCCAAAATgggtttttttaatttcttaattatgcaaaagcgTAATCCAAAATCGCTTAGGCTGCTAGTTACAGTAGTTATTCACATGGAATGCACTGCAATCAAAACACGAAACTTGTAAGTATTGCAACATgcacaaattcatttttaatatttaacttttatacataaattattataatcatTTTGCAGTTGGAAGTTAGCACAATATTAACGAGCGTTTCTGGGGGCTAAGGAGGAAAATGTTTGTCATGCCTTGGCAGACAGCAGACGGCAGTCAAGTAgaaaatgagcagcaaaaagcagctaaaattctACGTGCCGTATGTAAATGCGTACGTTAGTGTTTCGCAAGGTGCGAAGACTACGGAAAACCATTTAGAATGTGCAACGAAACGTTGAAGACACCAAACAAACTACATGCAGCTACACAGCCCCAAAAGCCAAGTGTCTTGTCTGTTGCTTGCTCGCTTCACTTGGCTGGTTAAACGCCAGAAAAACACTCAGTCATAGTCACACAGCACGGCACAGAGTCACAGCACAGCAAAGTCACAataacagttttttatttttatttttggtagaTCTTTTTGTGGTAAAGAGGCAACTACGAACCGCACGAGACGAGCCAGCGAGGCGCAGTGATGCGCGATTTGCGACTTTATCGTTTACGTTGTCGAAGCGAAATGATTTCTGAAAGCGAAAGGAAAATCCACTTGGGGCTCCACAATGGcacaagcagaagcagcagctgccgtcgccgccgccgccgtcgctgcagACGTTGCGTCGTGTCgagtcgcgtcgcgtcgcgctgcttttgttgttgttgttgttgttgctgttgctgcagcgcacACGAGCCTAAGTTGGCTAGAAGCGCTAATTTCGTGTAGACTTCGGTTGTGGCTTTTGTGTCGCATGCTTAacgcatattacgcatacgcaacgtgtgACAAGCGAGTGATGGACAGGAGTAACTGAAGttgcacagcagcagtc encodes:
- the LOC108603853 gene encoding ATP-binding cassette sub-family G member 5 isoform X2 yields the protein MKMIGSDYVLEAHNIFHTTEVDGGGCFNGAGNSALVLKGVNLTVHSGEVMAILGSKGSGKRALLDVIARRADGATRGQVLLNGAPLSKALFQQRCGYVTQSCTFVPGLTVAQTLHYTPTILGGYLKSSKVRQVLADLALSQVAHKRVEYLNISEARRLAIGIQLVRDPVMLLLDEPTQGLDPLSAYLLISILSNTAKKTGCGILLSLEKPRSDVFPFLDRALFLCLGGVVYSGGTRAMLEYFHAIGFPCPQLENPLMYYLCLSTVDRRSRDRFLESSQQIEALVERFSRETPNSDAPLNNMGSGKVPLAYGKPGELKVWVMLYLLLASTFSCGVVGMKTLFLRLLLLPLAMATLWAFYNNVGDDASGFFTRNGMILNILGLCYGCGILTTITLFPIWRKKFSQDTPEGLYSGTTLLVAYNAVSIPFSAVSAVLASCVIYPLLLDAKFNNGTVFAYLLVALWSSFVLAEQLAIAFLLVVKVPFNAAIAVTYVLVISIALASGTVRSFKGLQPWLQDNTKGTHTRYASSLLHSIAFQTRKLNCTPTASVICPKPADFMHERLGLPDPDETIDVAASCAFAVGLAAFNMLLYLFPMPRCVRQKFKD
- the LOC108603853 gene encoding ATP-binding cassette sub-family G member 5 isoform X1, with the translated sequence MKMIGSDYVLEAHNIFHTTEVDGGGCFNGAGNSALVLKGVNLTVHSGEVMAILGSKGSGKRALLDVIARRADGATRGQVLLNGAPLSKALFQQRCGYVTQSCTFVPGLTVAQTLHYTPTILGGYLKSSKVRQVLADLALSQVAHKRVEYLNISEARRLAIGIQLVRDPVMLLLDEPTQGLDPLSAYLLISILSNTAKKTGCGILLSLEKPRSDVFPFLDRALFLCLGGVVYSGGTRAMLEYFHAIGFPCPQLENPLMYYLCLSTVDRRSRDRFLESSQQIEALVERFSRETPNSDAPLNNMGSGKVPLAYGKPGELKVWVMLYLRLLASTFSCGVVGMKTLFLRLLLLPLAMATLWAFYNNVGDDASGFFTRNGMILNILGLCYGCGILTTITLFPIWRKKFSQDTPEGLYSGTTLLVAYNAVSIPFSAVSAVLASCVIYPLLLDAKFNNGTVFAYLLVALWSSFVLAEQLAIAFLLVVKVPFNAAIAVTYVLVISIALASGTVRSFKGLQPWLQDNTKGTHTRYASSLLHSIAFQTRKLNCTPTASVICPKPADFMHERLGLPDPDETIDVAASCAFAVGLAAFNMLLYLFPMPRCVRQKFKD
- the LOC108603852 gene encoding mucin-5AC isoform X2 encodes the protein MLSITYKVCAILLATTMLWLDPAQTQLLDEDEDLFGRPWPTYSLQNMPKTQFTCRDKILGGYYADPETQCQMFHVCVKLPGIGVQDYRFLCPNSTAFDQELQICANWADVDCDKATAYYDNNNLNDLYRGGDESKAAHEEEATFHLQRAESADVRRHKEQQQQQQPKTRSRHNYANANSNANSNLNADSTPASKRPISSYYTPTTSSSSSTTTTSTERSYYNNHNYNNNNNDDSKQDIDDIFKGSHSSHFFANRHGGREFDEEPAQRVRPNDVNDYTRKTTEAVGKTRATPTRAQTTASTTTTTTTAAPTTKALKKITLHAAYNTDFQDFTSHYRSTTPSSVTPTAATTPRLGSGITSRFSFGQSDYQTQERIQPTTYNPNASGFRKSTVSSATKLSGKNAQDFDKETTRRSKTTVITTRKLKLGPQESNYVNHNEFVELPRHKLQQPQPFQAQRKPAQLEPQYQRPKAPAQPLTRVGNQEPTPFKAATSARPRVISNRGSITYKATTQRYVDDEIHYPTTTTSSAVSPSAAVAVKKLSTHAARDAFTPTTFKPTTYKKSYEQSFYQTQQTQRPSQAAVQSISKKTSPVTASLPTTANPYYNVDEDDGQYHPELYENDFPRNRFKFLRNRSSSSTTSSTTSAPVSSRQPHGFQQAHSHLRSQQQSAYQKEQSDLSDEDELFKTAQSLNFGAASINKLRADIYKAEKTSQQYNSQYSPQAAAPSSPKTTSSSSSSSSSSTTTTTIASTTRRPTTSTTTTTTTTTTSSPVEKKTGKSKKEQQKEKKSKSNGKRPAHADEDTSYDYAYYDTD
- the LOC108603852 gene encoding mucin-5AC isoform X1 — protein: MLSITYKVCAILLATTMLWLDPAQTQLLDEDEDLFGRPWPTYSLQNMPKTQFTCRDKILGGYYADPETQCQMFHVCVKLPGIGLSHRRANSFVQQVQDYRFLCPNSTAFDQELQICANWADVDCDKATAYYDNNNLNDLYRGGDESKAAHEEEATFHLQRAESADVRRHKEQQQQQQPKTRSRHNYANANSNANSNLNADSTPASKRPISSYYTPTTSSSSSTTTTSTERSYYNNHNYNNNNNDDSKQDIDDIFKGSHSSHFFANRHGGREFDEEPAQRVRPNDVNDYTRKTTEAVGKTRATPTRAQTTASTTTTTTTAAPTTKALKKITLHAAYNTDFQDFTSHYRSTTPSSVTPTAATTPRLGSGITSRFSFGQSDYQTQERIQPTTYNPNASGFRKSTVSSATKLSGKNAQDFDKETTRRSKTTVITTRKLKLGPQESNYVNHNEFVELPRHKLQQPQPFQAQRKPAQLEPQYQRPKAPAQPLTRVGNQEPTPFKAATSARPRVISNRGSITYKATTQRYVDDEIHYPTTTTSSAVSPSAAVAVKKLSTHAARDAFTPTTFKPTTYKKSYEQSFYQTQQTQRPSQAAVQSISKKTSPVTASLPTTANPYYNVDEDDGQYHPELYENDFPRNRFKFLRNRSSSSTTSSTTSAPVSSRQPHGFQQAHSHLRSQQQSAYQKEQSDLSDEDELFKTAQSLNFGAASINKLRADIYKAEKTSQQYNSQYSPQAAAPSSPKTTSSSSSSSSSSTTTTTIASTTRRPTTSTTTTTTTTTTSSPVEKKTGKSKKEQQKEKKSKSNGKRPAHADEDTSYDYAYYDTD
- the LOC108603855 gene encoding kinesin heavy chain, with translation MAKVYLFRKLPKLERQQALVCEQAIASVLSDVFKGKASTIFNYGDWPVNDCKGDQCDSKDLLGRILNELFRHVYGLELKLEVSIAISHMLLNAKHEEPTNLDAQPGVKSQFVATPHDVYSYMEGIIRRKLQSLPTPHEYLRFTLSIQQNKLPKSGELKIIHLPSVESPESLLVNTPMSALLKVIAVLDNHEKSHLRYDNTKFMELLHELMGADCVESTVLINYTMPKLQLLKMEEASNSKLWRALYLRERRKSKSLNEKLSKLQFWCRRGKHLKVSDLTAKLQQNFNTKLELELEQQEAKQQQLALQESEAQLSTLQQQMSSYISGIKGGTEQAVSTLLDLQQLVTELGFQLQHSEQQLAEKNQMLNNLNALLAQSNDNVQQQRLLFKQKLSLYAEMIKRLWQQQNAAFQTREQQREQQLYELFNKLCAELHNQGTIITEASIATATNAK